The Drosophila biarmipes strain raj3 chromosome X, RU_DBia_V1.1, whole genome shotgun sequence genome includes the window ATAGAACCGCCCTTTAAGCCCCAAGTGGTAAGtttttattcgattttttGTCCCCCtaaaatgaataataataaatatttatctttcCACAGAAACACCCCTTGGATACGCAATATTTCGACCGGGTCTTCACCAGGGAAAGGGTGCGACTCACCCCCATCGACAAGGAGATACTGGCCTCCATGGATCAGAAGCAGTTCCACGGCTTCACCTACACGAATCCTCACATCACCTTGGACTAGAGCCTAATTAATAACCTAATTAATTACTTAGAGCAACAGTATttgtatatgtaaatatttattatggaactacaacaaaaaaaagaacaaaaggATTAACGACCAAAGAATTTGAAAAAGAAATCGGAACTTTAATAACCCTTAGTTAAGCCTCGAAACCCATTTAAATTTTGAGCGTAATTCTAGTCAGTTAGCTATACTTTAATGTCTAAGTCTAATTGTACAGATATCCCTCCTCATATTTACCTATATATATACCTACGCATAtgaatctttttttttgcaaattattTGTTCTTAAATCTAGTGCTTAAGCAAAGGTCTACGTCTAtgagaaataaaaaagtaaacaatttaaacagccagTGGGTATGGAAAATTTATGGCGAATAAAACACAATGTGTCAATCAGATGGGATTGTGATTGAGCTACCGTTAGCTGTATTTCCCGTGAATGTAAATGAGTATAGTGCGTTTCGAAAGGGTAGGCGGTGTATCTATTTTTCATATTACcccaattattttttatagatgcATGTAATAACGCTAAGTGAAATAGCGCCCACTATATACCAATAGTATATTTTaatgtgtatttttttaaatggtatttttttaaatcctaaacaaaaattaaatgtggCTTATTTCACtaatatatttgaaatcaaaatttttgttgtataaagtaacgaaaaaaaagttatatttcacactatttatttattcaaatatttttggtattcgTTTTGGAataaatatcataaaaatattttttttaaatactataaaataaattttaaaggttttatAAAAACCGATGTTGGTTTTCTGAATATATTTACATTGTTAAAtggatatatttaataatactgaATTAATTCGCTGACAGTAAAATTTTCAGATTAATGTCCCGGCTTTTTACATCCATGACACGCACTGTACCGGCGTTCAGCCGGACTGTCTATATGCAAATGTGGAGCAGTGAGAGTGATCAGCGGAGCGTTTGTCAACTGCAAAACTTAGTGAAAATTCTGATCCACGCTTTTCCACCTTGCTAATCTGCATAGAGAGTTagctcttttatttttccccgtGCGGGTGTCTTTTGTCTTAATGCTAATGAGCCGGAGACGTATATGTTTTTAGTCggtcttttgtttgtttgggtCACCAGTGGCAGCGAGAGTGGACGGGTTATGTTTTAATGGCCGGTGTAATGTCCCAACTCTCGGCCCGTGAACCAGTTTGCTGTCAATCCCCGAAAAAGGCATTCAAAGAATTATTCTTCATTGCTCTGGCATAAATCAGCCAACAAGCCAACTGGccaacacactcacacacgctGACTCACTtgatgttttaataaatttgtgtTGCCCGTAGCATAATAGAGGAAATAATAGAAGAAAGAGCTACAACAACAGGCCCCCAAACAATAAACGTCCAGGCCCGGCcagttatgtttttattttcaattcaaaGTGTTGGATTTGTCGAGCACAGTGGTACGGAGACCATATTTTTCACTCGTAAAAtgggttttaaaaaatgaattttaaaattttgaaaaaactgGTGACTACAATTTATGTTTGTTCATaggaatttttttattctatggTAGCTTTATTAGTTTTGCGCCACTGTTCGATTTTGCcctacttttttttatatatcttaccaaaaatatttagaaataaatatttttttgtgaatGTTACTAATATGGTGTTGGGTTGacatttgtaaaataaatattccctagaattaaaaacaattatttattataattaattaaaaaaaaattttctttattattgaGAGTTCAACCAAAATGCCTAGTGAATTACGGGCTATGTACATAACATTTTGAATTGTGtgatttgtatctttttttaaagacaagaataattttaataacgtaatataatataatataacgTTCAATATTACTGGGCGCTATTGCAcgtaacataaattttaataaaacgcACTAACGGCGAGTAAAATATTGTCCATGcttcgaatttttttttatagttgtttatttttttttttaccttttgtGGGCTTTATTTCACTGGACTTTGTTGGTTTCACTctcattatttaaatgaaaaaaagtcaagaacatttttttttgctttttaattgTGTTAGTATGGCTATGTTTTGTCCCACTGTGCGTTCGTGTACCGTACGGTATTTTCTCTaattaattcgtttttacGAGCGCAGTCAGCTGGCTTTGGCCTGAACCGAGCCGTGTTTCTTTAGTCCGTTCAGTTGGTGCAACACGGGCCTAGAACGCGCTGCTCTTTAGCTCCAGTCTCCTCCGAATAATAgcaattgtttattttttattcgaGTGCTTATACCACCAGTGATCCTCTTGTAAGATGAGCTAATAACTGCCGTAAAATGCACACTCTGGGCCTTGTGTATCTGAGCCTTTTGGGCCTGGTTGAGGGCTTTGGCCACCAGCCGCTGCTGCGAAATATCATAAAAGTGCGGGCCAGCGGCTTCTTGCCCTTCGAGTCGGACCTGCTGCTGCCCCTGAACATTCTGCGGCAGCTGCAGTCCCAGGATCGATCGTCGCGCTACATTGGCCAGCGACCCAGGCCCGTGCTGAGGCCAAAGGTCAAGCAGCAGATCAGACTGGAGAGAGCCCACCCGCTGCGGGAGGCCAAGGGAGTGCAGCTCTATAATCTCATCGATGATGATGGCGAACTGCTGCTGAATCTGAAGGTGCATAACGATCAAAAGGGGAGTCCTGCGGGCCATTATCAGGGCAGCGCGCCGGAGGAGAAGTTCCAGAGTAAATTCAAGGACTACGATTCGCCATGGCTGCCCTCGAAGTGGCGACCCACCAGTGAATT containing:
- the LOC108024461 gene encoding uncharacterized protein LOC108024461; translation: MHTLGLVYLSLLGLVEGFGHQPLLRNIIKVRASGFLPFESDLLLPLNILRQLQSQDRSSRYIGQRPRPVLRPKVKQQIRLERAHPLREAKGVQLYNLIDDDGELLLNLKVHNDQKGSPAGHYQGSAPEEKFQSKFKDYDSPWLPSKWRPTSEFPLGVTSSSPRPLPLHQYLGQNNRFDQNTAKKRRQDFWPYK